The following proteins come from a genomic window of Pseudochaenichthys georgianus chromosome 17, fPseGeo1.2, whole genome shotgun sequence:
- the LOC117461997 gene encoding homeobox protein engrailed-2b-like: MEGKARRDPQRPQDSGQESNRAILPLLQPPVQQQAHRVTNFYIDNILRPDFGRKRKDGTLVRDGGSLAVILRREEQTGRKSRTGNAQQRGAGGEEEQDETGESDQQDPDTVAERPELRAGEEAIEGRGEASSAPASKPMLWPAWVYCTRYSDRPSAGPRSRKPKKALTPSPEDKRPRTAFTAEQLQRLKTEFQGNRYLTEQRRQALAGELGLNESQIKIWFQNKRAKIKKATGNKNALALHLMAQGLYNHAGAKEDKSDSD, from the exons ATGGAAGGAAAGGCTCGCAGAGACCCGCAGCGCCCACAGGACTCCGGCCAGGAGTCCAACCGGGCCATCCTGCCCCTCCTGCAGCCACCTGTCCAGCAGCAGGCCCACAGGGTCACCAACTTCTATATAGACAACATCTTAAGACCGGACTTCGGACGAAAGAGGAAGGACGGGACTCTGGTCCGGGATGGGGGCAGTCTGGCAGTGATCCTCCGCAGAGAGGAGCAGACAGGGAGGAAGTCGAGAACTGGAAATGCGCAGCAGCGCGGAGCGGGAGGCGAGGAGGAGCAGGACGAGACGGGAGAATCCGACCAGCAGGACCCGGACACTGTGGCCGAAAGGCCGGAGCTGAGAGCCGGGGAGGAGGCGATCGAGGGCCGGGGGGAGGCCAGCTCGGCCCCCGCCTCCAAGCCGATGCTGTGGCCGGCCTGGGTTTATTGTACCCGCTACTCAGACCGCCCGTCAGCAG GGCCCAGATCCCGCAAACCAAAGAAGGCCCTGACCCCCAGCCCGGAGGACAAGCGACCCCGCACGGCCTTCACGGCGGAGCAGCTGCAGCGGCTGAAGACGGAGTTCCAGGGGAACCGGTACCTGACGGAGCAGCGGCGGCAGGCCCTGGCCGGGGAGCTGGGCCTCAACGAGTCCCAGATCAAGATCTGGTTCCAGAACAAACGGGCCAAAATCAAGAAAGCCACCGGGAATAAAAACGCTCTGGCGCTGCACCTCATGGCGCAGGGACTGTACAACCACGCCGGGGCCAAGGAGGACAAGTCGGACAGCGACTAG